The DNA sequence TCCGCCGGGAACAGCGTCGTGTTCGCCCCGCATCCCGGAGCTGCCGAGAGCAGCATCGATATGGTTCAGCGAGTACACGACTCCTTGATCTCCCACGGCGCTCCCGAGGGCATAATCACGGTGTTATCCCGCATCAGTATGGAGAACGTCGGAGCCCTCATGTCCCATCATGCGGTTCGTCTGGTATCGGCTACGGGGGGTCCCGGAGTCGTCAACGCAGCCCTTTCCTCCGGAAAGCCCGCCATAGGAGCCGGTCCTGGGAACCCTCCGGTGGTGGTGGATGAGACCGCTCACGTTGAACAGGCTGCCAAGGATATAGTGGCGGGGTGTTCCTTCGACAACAATCTTCCCTGTACATCCGAGAAGGCTCTGATAGTGGTCAACTGCGTCGCCGATCAGCTTAAGAGAAAGATGCTGGAGGAAGGTGCCTTCGAGCTGAAGGATCCTGCGAAGATAGAGGCTCTTAAAGAGGTGGCCCTCAACGAAAAAAGGACCGATCCCAACAGAAAGTTCGTAGGCAAAGACGCGGTGTGGATCTTGGAAAAAATCGGCATAAAGGCGCCTGGGAACGTCAGACTCATCCTCGTGGAATGCGAACTGGACGACCCCATAATCCAGGTCGAGATGCTGATGCCCGTCCTTGGGATGGTGAGAGTTCCCGATTTCGATGCAGCTCTCGAGGCTGCCATAAAAACGGAGCACGGTTTCAGGCATTCTGCCCTGATCCACAGCACCAACGTCGATCACATGAGCGTTATGGCCAAAGTCATGGAGACCACCATGTTCACTAAGAACGGTCCTTCCTTCTCTACCTTGGGGTTCGGAGGCGAGTGTCCCACTGCATTCACCATAGCAACCACTACCGGTCAGGGACCGACCACCCCCCTTTCGTTCTGTAGACTGCGCAGGTGTAACCTCCACGGTTCGTTCAGGATCGTCTGATCGGATGTGTCTCGAATGACTGCCCCCGATCTACTGAATAAGGTCTTTGCTGCCGGGGTCGTGGGAGCCGGAGGTGCCGGTTTTCCCACCCATGTCAAGCTCTCAGCCGACGGCGTACATACGTATCTGATAAACGGAGCGGAATGCGAGCCGCTATTGAGAAACAACATGGCCCTCTTCGACGAAAAAACGCCTTTTCTCGTCGAAACCGCCCATAAGGTCGGATCCATTCTTGGCGTCGAAAGGGTTACCTTCTGCGTGAAGAGAAAGCATGTCTCCCAGATAGACAAACTCAGGCTGGCCGGGGCCGATGTTTTCGAGATGGACGATTATTATCCGGCAGGCGACGAGATAATCATGATTCAGGAGGCCACTGGATTGACAGTTCCAGAAGGAGGCCTTCCTCTTCAGGTCGGAGTGGTGGTCAACAACGTGGAGACCTTGTACAACCTGGGGCGGGCCATGGAAGACTCTCCTGTCACCAGGACCTGGGTTACCGTCGGAGGTGCCGTCGCCAATCCCGGGGTCTGGTCGGTTCCGATAGGAACTATAGCATCGGAGCTTGTTGCCCTGGCCGGTGGGGAGACCATCTCGAATCCGGTCTACGTGGACGGGGGACCTATGACGGGAACCTACAGGAAGTCGGCGAAATTCCCTCTGGGCAAGAGGTCCAACGGGATACTGGTCGTCCCATCCGACTCGGCATTGGTTCGCTACGAGACCATGCCGGTGGAGACCATGGTCCGTCAGGCTCGGTACGCCTGTTGTCAATGTACCCAATGTACCATGGTTTGTTCCAGACACCTTATAGGTTACGAGCTGGAACCTCACAAGGTGATGAGAGCTATGGCTTATCCGGAGCAGAGGACCCCGGAGATACTGAAAATGGCTATGCTTTGTTCCGATTGCAATCTGTGCAGCGGCCTCCATGGCTGTCCTATGCAGTTGAGTCCCAGAAGGATCAATCAATTGCTGAAGGCCTCTTTCAGGGAGAAAAAGGTCAAGTTCTCCTTCGACAAAACCCTGGATGGACCGGACGAGAACAGACAGTATCGACTACTACCGAGCAAGCGGCTGGTAAGGCGTATAGGACTTGCCGGATGGGATGTAGATTGCCCCTTTATGGGCGAATACGTTCCTCTCCGTGTGGATATAGCGATGGGGCAGCATATAGGGGCTCCCTGTATCCCGATCGTCCAGGTAGGACAGGAGGTCTCGGAGGGGCAGACCATCGGCGTCGTGCCGGAAGGAGCGTTAGGGGCGCCGGTTCATTCGTCGGTTAACGGATCTGTGGAATCGGTTAGCGATAGCTCGGTGGTCATAAAAGCCAGGAAGGGGTGATGGGGTTGGTTTTCCGTGCCATTGGGGCCATCGAATTGATAAGCGTGGCGAAGGGCTTTTCGGTAGCTGACGGTATGGTCAAATCGGCGGACGTTAAGCTTCTGGCCGCCAGAACATTATGTCCGGGAAAGTTTATCGTCATAGTCGCCGGGCAGGTCGGGGCGGTCTCGAGTTCATTGGAGATGGGGCTGTCGATCGGAGGCGAGGCAGTTTCCGATTTCACGTCCATACCGAACGTCCATCCTGCCGTATTTCCAGCTCTTATGTGTTCTACCGAGTTGGATACGATGAAAGATCTAGGCGTGGTGG is a window from the Dethiosulfovibrio russensis genome containing:
- a CDS encoding aldehyde dehydrogenase family protein encodes the protein MKPMDERMLHELVSAVVKRISSEDVVNDGGFSPAFEKVDDAVEISVKAQRKWQFEYSLDKKKFIIDSLKADLLPQVEAFSSLALKDTGMGNLKDKIMKNRLAIEKTPGPEFIRTSCTTGDEGLVLEEHAPFGVIASITPSTNPTASVINNTICMLSAGNSVVFAPHPGAAESSIDMVQRVHDSLISHGAPEGIITVLSRISMENVGALMSHHAVRLVSATGGPGVVNAALSSGKPAIGAGPGNPPVVVDETAHVEQAAKDIVAGCSFDNNLPCTSEKALIVVNCVADQLKRKMLEEGAFELKDPAKIEALKEVALNEKRTDPNRKFVGKDAVWILEKIGIKAPGNVRLILVECELDDPIIQVEMLMPVLGMVRVPDFDAALEAAIKTEHGFRHSALIHSTNVDHMSVMAKVMETTMFTKNGPSFSTLGFGGECPTAFTIATTTGQGPTTPLSFCRLRRCNLHGSFRIV
- a CDS encoding BMC domain-containing protein, which gives rise to MGLVFRAIGAIELISVAKGFSVADGMVKSADVKLLAARTLCPGKFIVIVAGQVGAVSSSLEMGLSIGGEAVSDFTSIPNVHPAVFPALMCSTELDTMKDLGVVETMSATSAIEAADAAAKASKVSLIEIRIGQGMGAKAFLSFSGEISDVRSALKSARSVVEDRGLLVDAVVISAPDRQLKDAIR
- a CDS encoding 4Fe-4S dicluster domain-containing protein — protein: MTAPDLLNKVFAAGVVGAGGAGFPTHVKLSADGVHTYLINGAECEPLLRNNMALFDEKTPFLVETAHKVGSILGVERVTFCVKRKHVSQIDKLRLAGADVFEMDDYYPAGDEIIMIQEATGLTVPEGGLPLQVGVVVNNVETLYNLGRAMEDSPVTRTWVTVGGAVANPGVWSVPIGTIASELVALAGGETISNPVYVDGGPMTGTYRKSAKFPLGKRSNGILVVPSDSALVRYETMPVETMVRQARYACCQCTQCTMVCSRHLIGYELEPHKVMRAMAYPEQRTPEILKMAMLCSDCNLCSGLHGCPMQLSPRRINQLLKASFREKKVKFSFDKTLDGPDENRQYRLLPSKRLVRRIGLAGWDVDCPFMGEYVPLRVDIAMGQHIGAPCIPIVQVGQEVSEGQTIGVVPEGALGAPVHSSVNGSVESVSDSSVVIKARKG